In Chloroflexota bacterium, one DNA window encodes the following:
- a CDS encoding ABC transporter permease subunit — translation MNWSWLGTVPFFLFACAFLVLPSASLVIGSFQDNAGNFTLQNITDLGQPSIVNAYLLSVQVSGVTALLGTLVGGLLAWAMVLGRLPRFVRAFLIPFSGVASNFAGVPLAFAFIATLGRVGFVTVLLKNLGFDLYDKGFNLYSFWGLSATYLYFQIPLVVLILTPAFEALRPQWREAAESLGASGGYYWRSVALPILTPALLSTVVLLFGNAFGAYATAYALTGGSLNIVPIMIGAQIQGDILHNPNLGYALAFGMMVIMTLVLALYSWLQRRSARWLQ, via the coding sequence ATTAATTGGAGTTGGCTGGGCACGGTGCCATTTTTCCTCTTTGCTTGTGCCTTTTTGGTGCTTCCGTCGGCCTCGCTAGTAATTGGTAGCTTTCAGGATAACGCGGGCAACTTTACCCTGCAAAATATCACCGATCTCGGCCAGCCAAGCATTGTCAATGCCTATCTGCTCAGCGTGCAGGTGAGCGGCGTTACGGCTTTGCTTGGCACGTTGGTTGGCGGTTTGTTGGCTTGGGCCATGGTGCTGGGTCGTTTGCCGCGCTTTGTGCGAGCTTTTTTGATTCCCTTCTCTGGTGTGGCCTCGAACTTTGCTGGTGTGCCCTTGGCTTTTGCCTTTATTGCTACCTTGGGTCGGGTGGGCTTTGTCACCGTTTTGCTCAAAAATTTGGGCTTTGATTTGTATGACAAAGGCTTTAATCTCTATAGCTTTTGGGGCTTGAGCGCGACCTATCTCTATTTTCAAATTCCCTTGGTAGTGTTGATTTTAACTCCCGCTTTTGAGGCACTTCGCCCGCAATGGCGTGAGGCGGCTGAAAGTTTAGGTGCTTCGGGCGGCTACTACTGGCGAAGCGTCGCCTTGCCAATTTTAACTCCGGCCCTGTTGAGTACCGTCGTTTTGCTCTTTGGCAATGCCTTTGGCGCGTATGCCACGGCCTATGCCTTAACTGGCGGCTCATTGAATATTGTGCCGATTATGATTGGAGCACAAATTCAGGGCGATATTTTACATAATCCTAATTTGGGCTATGCCTTGGCATTTGGCATGATGGTGATTATGACCTTGGTTTTGGCGCTCTATAGCTGGCTTCAGCGCCGATCGGCACGGTGGTTGCAATGA